From the Microbacterium sp. W4I4 genome, one window contains:
- the alaS gene encoding alanine--tRNA ligase has protein sequence MRTAEIAQRYLDYFEKNDHLIVPSASLVSDDPSLLFTVAGMVPMIPYLTGVVPAPHPRIADVQKCIRTNDIEEVGRTARHGTFFQMLGNWSFGDYFKEGAIRYAWELLTSSESDGGLGFDEKDLWVTVYETDDEAESIWRDIIGLKPERIQRLGRADNYWNTGQPGPGGPDSEIFFDRGPAYGRDGGPAVDDSRFLEIWNLVFMQDFIDNIRGKTEFDITGELPMKNIDTGMGLERVAFLKQGVENMYETDQVRPVLDRAVELSGRTYGAVHEDDVRFRVVADHVRSSLMLLSDGIRPSNEGRGYILRRLMRRTVRSMRLLGVDAPSFPELFEASRDAMKSSYPELEKDWGVLSSAAFAEEETFRRTLAQGSTILDLALSETKKKGAATLSGPEAFLLHDTYGFPIDLTLEVAEEAGLSVDRTAFDSLMTEQRERAKADARNRKRQLADVSVYRQFRALGETGYLGYTDLQADSRILGIIVDGAPVQTASEGQVAEVILAETTLYAESGGQVADKGTIVGTGFELDVLDVQRPVPGLISHTVHVASGAVAIDDRATTVVDAANRRAARQAHSATHLVHAALRDTLGQTATQAGSLNRAGYMRFDFAWSQPLSAETRTEIEDIANRAVNDALEVTTRIVSLDEAKEAGAMALFGEKYGDVVRMVDIGGPWSRELCAGTHVSSSSEIGLVSVVGESSVGASNRRIEALVGQDAFRELAAERTIVSQLSAALKAPRDQLSSRIEELQANLKAAEKRIARFEAKEREGRVPALAEGARMVGVHRVAATSLGEVGSADDVRTLALSVRERLGSDAAVVAFGGIVGGRPIVVVATNDAARAVGAKAGALVRIAAGVLGGGGGGKDDVAQGGGTDATALDAALEAIVTELTAA, from the coding sequence ATGAGAACTGCGGAGATCGCGCAGCGCTACCTCGATTACTTCGAGAAGAACGACCACCTCATCGTCCCTTCGGCCTCTCTGGTCAGCGACGATCCGTCGTTGCTGTTCACGGTCGCCGGAATGGTGCCGATGATCCCGTATCTGACGGGTGTCGTTCCTGCGCCTCACCCCCGCATCGCGGACGTGCAGAAGTGCATCCGCACCAATGACATCGAAGAGGTCGGACGCACGGCGCGCCACGGCACGTTCTTCCAGATGCTCGGCAACTGGTCCTTCGGCGACTACTTCAAGGAAGGCGCGATCCGCTACGCGTGGGAGCTGCTGACGTCTTCCGAGTCCGACGGCGGACTCGGGTTCGATGAGAAGGACCTCTGGGTCACGGTCTACGAGACCGATGACGAGGCGGAGTCCATCTGGCGCGACATCATCGGCCTCAAGCCCGAGCGCATCCAGCGCCTCGGCCGCGCCGACAACTACTGGAACACCGGTCAGCCCGGCCCTGGCGGACCGGACTCCGAGATCTTCTTCGACCGCGGTCCCGCGTACGGTCGCGACGGCGGTCCGGCCGTCGACGACAGCCGGTTCCTGGAGATCTGGAACCTCGTGTTCATGCAGGACTTCATCGACAACATCCGCGGCAAGACCGAGTTCGACATCACGGGCGAGCTGCCGATGAAGAACATCGACACCGGCATGGGCCTGGAGCGGGTCGCGTTCCTCAAGCAGGGCGTCGAGAACATGTACGAGACCGACCAGGTGCGCCCGGTGCTGGATCGCGCGGTCGAGCTCTCCGGCCGCACCTACGGCGCGGTGCACGAGGACGACGTGCGCTTCCGTGTGGTCGCCGATCACGTGCGCTCCTCGCTGATGCTGCTCTCCGACGGCATCCGCCCCTCCAACGAGGGTCGCGGCTACATCCTGCGCCGCCTGATGCGCCGCACGGTGCGCTCGATGCGCCTGCTCGGTGTCGATGCACCGTCGTTCCCCGAGCTCTTCGAGGCATCGCGCGACGCCATGAAGTCCTCGTACCCCGAGCTGGAGAAGGACTGGGGCGTGCTGTCCTCGGCTGCCTTCGCCGAGGAGGAGACGTTCCGTCGCACGCTCGCGCAGGGATCCACCATCCTCGATCTCGCGCTGAGCGAGACGAAGAAGAAGGGCGCGGCCACGCTGAGCGGCCCCGAGGCGTTCCTGCTGCACGACACGTACGGATTCCCGATCGACCTCACCCTCGAGGTCGCCGAGGAGGCCGGCCTGTCCGTCGACCGCACCGCGTTCGACTCGCTCATGACCGAGCAGCGCGAGCGCGCCAAGGCCGATGCCCGCAACCGCAAGCGCCAGCTGGCGGATGTCTCGGTGTACCGGCAGTTCCGCGCGCTCGGTGAGACCGGTTACCTGGGATACACCGACCTGCAGGCCGACTCCCGCATCCTCGGCATCATCGTCGACGGCGCACCCGTGCAGACGGCGTCCGAGGGCCAGGTGGCGGAGGTCATCCTCGCCGAGACCACTCTCTACGCGGAGTCCGGCGGCCAGGTCGCCGACAAGGGCACCATCGTCGGCACCGGCTTCGAGCTGGACGTGCTGGACGTGCAGCGTCCGGTTCCCGGACTGATCAGTCACACCGTGCACGTCGCCTCGGGCGCCGTGGCGATCGACGACCGTGCGACCACCGTGGTGGATGCCGCCAACCGGCGCGCGGCTCGTCAGGCGCACTCGGCCACGCACCTCGTGCACGCCGCGCTGCGGGACACGCTCGGCCAGACGGCCACGCAGGCGGGTTCGCTGAACCGTGCGGGCTACATGCGCTTCGACTTCGCATGGTCGCAGCCGCTGTCGGCGGAGACCCGCACGGAGATCGAGGACATCGCCAATCGCGCCGTCAACGACGCGCTCGAGGTCACCACCCGCATCGTGTCGCTCGATGAGGCGAAGGAAGCCGGCGCCATGGCGCTGTTCGGCGAGAAGTACGGCGACGTCGTCCGCATGGTCGACATCGGCGGTCCCTGGTCTCGCGAGCTCTGCGCGGGCACGCACGTCTCCTCGAGCTCCGAGATCGGTCTCGTCAGCGTCGTCGGCGAATCGTCGGTCGGCGCGTCGAACCGCCGCATCGAGGCGCTCGTGGGTCAGGACGCGTTCCGCGAGCTCGCCGCGGAGCGAACGATCGTCTCGCAGCTGTCCGCGGCACTGAAGGCGCCGCGCGACCAGCTGTCCTCGCGCATCGAAGAGCTGCAGGCGAATCTGAAGGCTGCCGAGAAGCGGATCGCACGGTTCGAAGCCAAGGAGCGCGAGGGTCGGGTTCCCGCTCTCGCCGAGGGCGCGCGGATGGTCGGTGTCCACCGCGTCGCCGCGACGTCGCTGGGCGAAGTCGGCTCCGCGGATGACGTCCGCACCCTGGCGTTGAGCGTACGCGAGCGTCTCGGGTCGGACGCGGCCGTGGTGGCGTTCGGCGGCATCGTCGGCGGACGTCCGATCGTGGTCGTCGCGACGAACGACGCCGCCCGCGCGGTGGGTGCGAAGGCCGGTGCGCTGGTGCGCATCGCGGCCGGCGTGCTCGGCGGGGGCGGTGGCGGCAAGGACGACGTCGCACAGGGCGGCGGAACCGACGCCACGGCGCTGGACGCCGCGCTGGAGGCCATCGTCACGGAGCTCACGGCAGCGTGA
- the ruvX gene encoding Holliday junction resolvase RuvX: MTGFRRGTRLGIDVGKARVGVARCDPDGMLAVPVETVPRSDASIDRIQQLAQEWEPLEIIVGLPVNMRGEDTPSTTDAREFAAAIARRTGVSVRMVDERLSTVTAHAALRSSGRSQKKSRSIVDQVAAVVFLQHAIDTEKSTGTPAGALIDFDEESVHDD, from the coding sequence GTGACCGGCTTCCGTCGCGGCACCCGGCTCGGCATCGACGTGGGGAAGGCGCGCGTCGGTGTGGCCCGGTGCGATCCGGACGGCATGCTCGCGGTTCCCGTGGAGACGGTGCCGCGCTCGGACGCCTCGATCGATCGCATCCAGCAGCTCGCGCAGGAGTGGGAGCCGCTGGAGATCATCGTCGGCCTGCCCGTGAACATGCGCGGCGAGGACACCCCCTCGACGACCGATGCGCGCGAATTCGCCGCGGCGATCGCCCGGCGCACCGGAGTCTCCGTGCGGATGGTGGACGAGCGGCTCAGCACCGTCACGGCGCACGCGGCGCTGCGCTCTTCGGGGAGATCTCAGAAGAAGTCTCGTAGCATTGTCGACCAGGTGGCGGCGGTCGTGTTCCTGCAGCACGCCATCGACACCGAGAAGAGCACCGGTACCCCGGCCGGTGCGTTGATAGATTTCGATGAGGAGTCCGTCCACGATGACTGA